One region of Phragmites australis chromosome 18, lpPhrAust1.1, whole genome shotgun sequence genomic DNA includes:
- the LOC133899712 gene encoding uncharacterized protein LOC133899712, with product MAERGKNDAHIVEIPVSVDGGEAVGGDAVATPFLDKAEAGGGHPLGEIAASAGHLLLLKLWQREESRLGRRACALEARMDAARRDAFFLCAAFLAFHGLSLALLFAASVATAAGSEAPTSATCRRWWAPSSLSLAASLALAAAVQLRVCAYWRASARLRRDRGEARALARVVQELRMKGAAFDLSKEPQYGVTRAKCASVEGAGAWRPLQWCHQNIVTACLLAVAAAALPSGKFILCA from the coding sequence ATGGCGGAGCGGGGCAAGAACGACGCACACATCGTGGAGATCCCGGTCTCCGTCGACGGGGGCGAAGCCGTCGGAGGAGATGCGGTGGCGACGCCGTTTCTTGACAAGGCGGAGGCAGGTGGGGGTCACCCGCTGGGGGAGATCGCGGCGAGCGCGGGGCACCTGCTCCTGCTGAAGCTGTGGCAGCGGGAGGAGTCCCGCCTGGGGCGCCGCGCGTGCGCGCTGGAGGCGCGCATGGACGCGGCCCGCCGGGACGCCTTCTTCCTCTGCGCGGCCTTCCTTGCCTTCCACGGCCTCTCCCTGGCGCTCCTCTTCGCGGCGTCcgtggccaccgccgccggctcGGAGGCGCCCACGAGCGCCACCTGCAGGAGGTGGTGGGCGCCGTCGTCGCTGTCGCTGGCTGCCTCCCTCGCGCTCGCCGCGGCCGTCCAGCTCCGGGTGTGTGCCTACTGGCGGGCCTCGGCGCGCCTGCGCCGGGACCGCGGCGAAGCGCGGGCTCTCGCGCGCGTTGTGCAGGAGCTCCGCATGAAGGGCGCCGCGTTCGACCTGTCCAAGGAGCCGCAGTACGGGGTGACGAGGGCCAAGTGCGCCAGTGTCGAGGGAGCAGGGGCGTGGCGGCCGCTCCAGTGGTGCCACCAGAACATCGTCACCGCCTGCCTGCTCGCCGTCGCTGCCGCCGCATTGCCCTCCGGCAAGTTCATCCTCTGCGCCTAG